The following is a genomic window from Geobacillus subterraneus.
TGTTGACGAGCTGCTCAACAAGCGAGCGATGGGCGGCGTCATTTTTTGCCACCATCAACAATCCTGATGTATCTTTGTCAATCCGGTGGACGATGCCGGGGCGCAGCACGCCGTTGATGCCGGAGAGGTCACGGCAATGGGCGAGCAAAGCGTTCACGAGCGTGCCGCGCATATGCCCGGGCGCCGGGTGGACGACCATGCCGCGCGGTTTGTTGACGACAAGGACATCCTCGTCTTCGTAATAAATGTCAAGCGGAATCGGCTCCGGATCCACATGAAGCGGCTCCGGATCCGGCGGTGAGACGGCGACCGAGTCGCCCGCTTCGCATTTGTAATTGGCCTTCACCGTGCGGCCGTTGACCGTCACGAGCCCGTTTTTGATCCATTGCTGCACTTGCGAACGCGACCATTCGTCATTTAGCGCCGCGATCACTTTATCGATCCGCTCGCCGTCATATTCTTCTTCGATGTGAAACGTGATCGTCTCCATCTACTCATTCCCTTTCTCTGGTGTCGCGAAAAAAAACATATGGATAAACAACAGCACAACGCCAACCGTCAGCGCCGAGTCGGCGATATTGAACACCGGAAAACTGTACGTGCCGATATACGTATGAATAAAGTCGACCACTTCTTTCCGGAATACGCGGTCGATAAAATTGCCGATCGCCCCGCCGAGCATCAGGCCAAGCCCCACGCCGGCCAATCGTTCCGAAGGCTGCAAGCGGCGGATGTAGATAATGATTCCTGCCACAACGATGACTGTCACTAAATAAAACAACCAAAACTGCCCTTGCAGCATGCCCCACGCCGCCCCGCGATTGCGATGCGACGTAATGTAGAGCACGTTGTCGATGATCGGGATGCTTTCCCCAAGCCGCATATAGCGGACGACAAGCCATTTCGTCCATTGATCGAGGATGATGACCGCCGCCGCAATCCAATAGTATGCCACCGTGCCAAGTCCCCCTGTCCTTCTCATTCATCCTTTTTGCATTGTAGCATAATTCGCCATGGCAAACAAATGAAGCGGCAAAGCTGCCGAAGCAGCCCCGCCGCTTTTGTTATGCCGAATAATGCTCGGTTACGATGTGCGCACAGCGTGGACAAAGCGTCGGATGGGACGCGTCAGCACCAACATCCGGCGTCACCGTCCAGCACCGCTCGCACGTCTCGCCTTCCGCCGGGCGGACGATCACCGCTACATGGTTAAGCCGTTCGGCTTCGGCCGGTGCGGCGTCATACGGCTCATCGGCAACGGAAAACGCGGAAACGATGAGAAGCTGGCGCAAGTCGGCATCAAGCGACGCCAACAGCTTCCGCGCCTCGTCTTTCGGGTAGACCGTGACGCTCGCGGTCAGCGATTTGCCGATCACTTTTTCGTTGCGGGCATTCTCGAGCGCTTTTAACATGTCATCTCGTACATCCATAAACGCATCCCATTTCGCGAGCAGCGCTTCTTCGCCGTCGATCGCGATCGGCTCTGGCATATCGGTGAGCTGGATGCTTTCGACGTTTTCTCTTCGATTCGGGATATGCTCCCACACTTCATCGGCGGTATGCGGCAAAATCGGCGCAATGAGCTTCGCCAACGCGACGACCGTCTCATACAGCACCGTCTGCACAGCGCGGCGGGCGCGGGAATCGGCCGCTTCGATGTACAAAATGTCTTTCGCCATATCCAAGTAAAATGCGCTCAGCTCAACGGTGCAGAAATGGTTCATCTCATGGTACACGGCGGCGAAATCGTAGCGGTCGTAGGCCTTTTTCACTTTGGCGATCAGCTTGTTCAACTTCGCCAGCATGTAGCGGTCGACTTCGCCCAGCTCCCCGACCGGCACGGCGTTTTCGCTCGGGTCAAAATCGAATAAGTTGCCGAGCATAAACCGGAACGTGTTGCGGATTTTTCGGTACACTTCCGACACTTGTTTTAAAATATGGTCGGAGATGCGCACGTCCGCTTGGTAGTCGACCGACGCGACCCAAAGGCGCAAAATGTCGGCGCCGAACTGTTCCATTACTTTCGCCGGCACGACGACGTTGCCGAGCGACTTGCTCATTTTCCGCCCTTCGCCGTCCAAGACAAAGCCGTGGCTCAACACGCCTTTGTACGGCGCTTTGCCGGTGACGGCAACGGCGGTGGACAGCGATGAGTTGAACCAGCCGCGATATTGGTCGGACCCTTCCAAGTACAGATCAGCCGGGCGCGCGAGATCATCGCGTTCGACCAACACGGCTTGATGCGACGAACCGGAGTCAAACCAGACGTCCATAATATCCGTCTCTTTCGTAAAGAGGCCGTTCGGGCTGGACGGATGGGTGAATCCTTCCGGCAGCAAGTCTTTCGCCTCGCGCTCAAACCAGACGTTCGATCCGTATTGGCGGAACAAGTTCGACACATGCTCGATCGTTTCATCGGTGATGATCGGTTCGCCGTTTTCGCCGTAAAAAACCGGAATCGGCACGCCCCAGGCGCGCTGGCGGGAAATGCACCAGTCGCCGCGGTCGCGCACCATGTTGTGGATGCGGATTTCCCCCCATTCCGGAATCCATTTCGTGTCTTTGATCGCTTGAAGCAGCTCGCTGCGGATTTTATCGATCGACGCAAACCATTGCGTTGTCGCCCGGAAAATCGTTGGCTGCTTCGTCCGCCAGTCGTGCGGATACGAGTGGGTGATAAACCCAAGCTTCAGCAAAGCGCCGGCTTCCTCAAGCTTCTGTGTAATCGCCTTGTTGGCGTCTTCGTAAAACATTCCTTCAAACCCCGGCGCTTCGCTCGTCATATAGCCGCGCTCGTCGACCGGGCAAAGAACGGGAAGCCCGTATTTTTGCCCGACGAGAAAGTCGTCTTCCCCGTGGCCCGGCGCCGTATGGACGCAGCCCGTGCCGGCGTCGGTCGTGACGTGCTCACCGCAGACGACCAACGAATCGCGCTCATAGAACGGATGTTTCGCGACGACGTACTCAAGTTCTTTTCCTTTTACGGTTTTAACGACGGACCACGCCTCCCAGCCGACTTCTTTCGCTACCGATTCGGCCAAGGCGGCGGCGACGACGTATTTCTGCCCATTGGCGTTAACGACGTGGTAGTCCAGGTCCGGGTGAACAGCGATCGCCAAGTTCGCCGGAATCGTCCACGGCGTCGTCGTCCAAATGACGATTCGCTCATCGCCCTCAAGCACGCCTTTGCCGTCTTTCACCGGGAAGGCGACATAAATCGACGGCGAACGCTTGTCTTTATATTCGATTTCCGCTTCAGCGAGCGCCGATTCGCTTGACGGGGACCAATAGACCGGCTTCAACCCTTTGTAAATGAGCCCTTTTTTCGCCATTTCGCCGAACACTTTAATTTGCTGGGCTTCGTATTCCGGTTTGAGGGTGATATACGGGTTGTCCCAATCGCCACGCACGCCGAGCCGTTTAAACTGCCGGCGCTGGTTGTCAATTTGTTCATACGCATATTGTTCGCACAGCTTGCGGAACTCAGCGACGCTCATTGATTTGCGGTCGACGCCTTGTTTCGTAAGCGCCGTTTCAATCGGCAGGCCGTGCGTGTCCCAGCCCGGCACGTACGGCGCACAAAAACCGTTCATCGATTTATAGCGGACAATGATATCTTTTAAAATTTTGTTTAGCGCATGCCCCATATGAATATCGCCGTTGGCGTACGGCGGACCGTCGTGCAGGACAAACAGCGGCCGACCTTTCGTCCGCTCCTGCACTTTTCGGTAAATGTCCATGTCGTCCCATTTTTTTTGCATTTCCGGCTCCCGCTTCGGCAAGTTGCCGCGCATTGGGAACTCCGTTTGCGGCATGAGCAGCGTCTCTTTGTAGTCCATCTTTCTTTGCTCCTCCTCCAAGTATCAAATCAAAATAAAAAACCGTTCTCTCCCGGCAAGGGACGAGAACGGTCTCGCGGTACCACCCTTTTTGGCCATGGCAACTCAACGCATAGCCCACTTTCCATTCGTAACGGGAATGACGCGCCATGGCCTACTTGACGTTCGGCATGGAACTCCAGGGTGATGTTCACTCTTGCGCCGATGCCGGGCTTCCACCGTCCCCGGCTCGCTGCGATCAGCTGTTCAAGAGCTACTGTCCCTTTCATCGTCGCTCACATGTTCTCCTCGACCAAAGCCAACCGCACCAATGACGGTCAGCACAGCGATTTTTGCCATTTATTATAAATGAGACAAATAGCGCTCGTCAAGGCTGAGACAACGGCTCTTTCGCCTCTTCTTCCAAATCGGGCGTCTCGTATTCCATCAACTCGTCCCAGTCACGGCTGTTGATCATATCGAGCTGCGCCTCGACCAACATGCGGAAGCGGGCGCGGAACACCTTCGACTGCCGCTTGAGTTCCTCGATTTCCAGCGCGATTTTCCGCGATTTGGCCAGCGCATCGCCGATGATGCGCTCCGCGTTTTTCTCCGCTTCTTTAATGATCAGCTTCGCCTCTTTTTGTGCGTTGCGCTTCACTTCTTCCGCTGCTTCCTGAGCCACAAGAATCGACTTATTTAACGTTTCTTCAATGTTGGAAAAGTAATTCAATTTTTCCGTCAGTTCGGCCACTTTTTCTTCCAGCTGCTTTTTTTCAC
Proteins encoded in this region:
- a CDS encoding RluA family pseudouridine synthase, whose translation is METITFHIEEEYDGERIDKVIAALNDEWSRSQVQQWIKNGLVTVNGRTVKANYKCEAGDSVAVSPPDPEPLHVDPEPIPLDIYYEDEDVLVVNKPRGMVVHPAPGHMRGTLVNALLAHCRDLSGINGVLRPGIVHRIDKDTSGLLMVAKNDAAHRSLVEQLVNKTVTRRYKAIVHGVIPHDYGTIDAPIGRDKRDRKKMAVTEENGKEAVTHFRVLERFRQYTYVECQLETGRTHQIRVHMKYIGYPLAGDPQYGPKKTLPIDGQALHAGVLGFHHPRSGDYLEFEAPLPPEFAELLEWLRKND
- the lspA gene encoding signal peptidase II; translated protein: MRRTGGLGTVAYYWIAAAVIILDQWTKWLVVRYMRLGESIPIIDNVLYITSHRNRGAAWGMLQGQFWLFYLVTVIVVAGIIIYIRRLQPSERLAGVGLGLMLGGAIGNFIDRVFRKEVVDFIHTYIGTYSFPVFNIADSALTVGVVLLFIHMFFFATPEKGNE
- the ileS gene encoding isoleucine--tRNA ligase — protein: MDYKETLLMPQTEFPMRGNLPKREPEMQKKWDDMDIYRKVQERTKGRPLFVLHDGPPYANGDIHMGHALNKILKDIIVRYKSMNGFCAPYVPGWDTHGLPIETALTKQGVDRKSMSVAEFRKLCEQYAYEQIDNQRRQFKRLGVRGDWDNPYITLKPEYEAQQIKVFGEMAKKGLIYKGLKPVYWSPSSESALAEAEIEYKDKRSPSIYVAFPVKDGKGVLEGDERIVIWTTTPWTIPANLAIAVHPDLDYHVVNANGQKYVVAAALAESVAKEVGWEAWSVVKTVKGKELEYVVAKHPFYERDSLVVCGEHVTTDAGTGCVHTAPGHGEDDFLVGQKYGLPVLCPVDERGYMTSEAPGFEGMFYEDANKAITQKLEEAGALLKLGFITHSYPHDWRTKQPTIFRATTQWFASIDKIRSELLQAIKDTKWIPEWGEIRIHNMVRDRGDWCISRQRAWGVPIPVFYGENGEPIITDETIEHVSNLFRQYGSNVWFEREAKDLLPEGFTHPSSPNGLFTKETDIMDVWFDSGSSHQAVLVERDDLARPADLYLEGSDQYRGWFNSSLSTAVAVTGKAPYKGVLSHGFVLDGEGRKMSKSLGNVVVPAKVMEQFGADILRLWVASVDYQADVRISDHILKQVSEVYRKIRNTFRFMLGNLFDFDPSENAVPVGELGEVDRYMLAKLNKLIAKVKKAYDRYDFAAVYHEMNHFCTVELSAFYLDMAKDILYIEAADSRARRAVQTVLYETVVALAKLIAPILPHTADEVWEHIPNRRENVESIQLTDMPEPIAIDGEEALLAKWDAFMDVRDDMLKALENARNEKVIGKSLTASVTVYPKDEARKLLASLDADLRQLLIVSAFSVADEPYDAAPAEAERLNHVAVIVRPAEGETCERCWTVTPDVGADASHPTLCPRCAHIVTEHYSA
- a CDS encoding DivIVA domain-containing protein codes for the protein MPLTPLDIHNKEFSRGFRGYDEDEVNEFLDQIIKDYEMLIREKKQLEEKVAELTEKLNYFSNIEETLNKSILVAQEAAEEVKRNAQKEAKLIIKEAEKNAERIIGDALAKSRKIALEIEELKRQSKVFRARFRMLVEAQLDMINSRDWDELMEYETPDLEEEAKEPLSQP